In one Lolium rigidum isolate FL_2022 chromosome 3, APGP_CSIRO_Lrig_0.1, whole genome shotgun sequence genomic region, the following are encoded:
- the LOC124695272 gene encoding uncharacterized protein LOC124695272, whose translation MIELHGPNLAKFEFDEYHRQIVLAECLKLSEATFVSNLRLSVINIDDFELNYAFPKLPTTIPHVHKLVALLNFAQLVRFSNTQTSFINLRHLNMNLEIFNEPYDTSLFLVLVNILQSAPLLEELELHLGRYTGSFPSPRVTKAAQGPQHLHLNSVYISGFCDALGLAEVTLYMLENATVLERMVVDPVSYGDPYTDSIYSASKAGSRKGASYNIRRNRVFAKEHLDREEFGHILTIL comes from the exons ATGATTGAGTTGCATGGGCCGAATCTTGCCAAATTTGAGTTTGATGAATATCACAGGCAAATTGTGCTTGCTGAATGTTTGAAATTGTCAGAAGCAACCTTTGTGTCAAACTTGAGGCTCAGTGTTATCAACATTGACGATTTTGAGTTGAACTATGCATTCCCCAAGCTTCCAACTACAATTCCTCATGTGCATAAACTAGTTGCACTATTGAATTTTGCTCAG TTGGTAAGATTCAGTAACACCCAGACTAGCTTCATCAATTTGAGGCATCTGAACATGAACCTTGAGATCTTCAACGAGCCATATGATACAAGTCTGTTTTTGGTATTGGTTAATATCTTGCAATCAGCGCCTCTCTTAGAAGAATTGGAACTGCAT CTCGGTCGTTATACAGGCAGCTTTCCTTCTCCGAGGGTGACAAAGGCTGCACAAGGGCCTCAGCATCTTCACCTCAACAGTGTCTACATATCTGGATTTTGTGATGCATTGGGGCTGGCTGAGGTGACGCTCTACATGCTTGAGAATGCTACTGTGCTTGAACGTATGGTAGTTGATCCAGTCTCATATGGCGATCCTTACACCGATAGTATCTATTCGGCTAGCAAGGCCGGTAGTAGAAAAGGGGCTTCATACAACATCAGGCGGAACAGGGTATTTGCGAAGGAACACCTTGACAGGGAGGAATTTGGTCACATCCTCACAATTTTGTGA
- the LOC124702069 gene encoding tropinone reductase homolog At5g06060-like, with the protein MAAAATSATAGAPGRWSLQGKTALVTGGTRGIGRAVVEELAALGAAVHTCSRKEAELTERLKEWEAKGFRVTVSVCDLSVREQRERLVRDVGDRFGGKLDILVNNVGTNVRKPTTEYSAEDYSFVMSTNLESAYHLCQLAHPLLKASGAGSIVLITSIAGIVALYSGTIYAMTKGAMNQLTKNLACEWAKDNIRTNSVAPGYIFTSLIEGPLAANKMLEGDVKSRTPLRRIGEPEEVSSLVAFLCMPGSTYITGQTISVDGGMSVNGFYPTMD; encoded by the exons ATGGCCGCCGCGGCGACCTCGGCCACCGCGGGAGCGCCAGGGAGATGGTCTCTGCAAGGCAAGACGGCCCTGGTCACCGGCGGCACACGCGGCATCGG GCGCGCGGTGGTGGAGGAGCTGGCGGCGCTGGGCGCGGCCGTGCACACCTGCTCCCGGAAGGAGGCGGAGCTGACCGAGCGCCTCAAGGAGTGGGAGGCCAAGGGATTCCGCGTCACCGTCTCCGTCTGCGATCTCTCCGTCCGGGAGCAGCGGGAGCGCCTGGTCCGCGACGTCGGCGACCGGTTCGGCGGCAAGCTCGACATCCTC GTGAACAATGTGGGGACAAACGTAAGGAAGCCAACAACCGAGTATTCTGCAGAGGATTACTCTTTTGTGATGTCCACTAATCTTGAATCTGCATACCATTTGTGCCAATTAGCACATCCTCTTCTAAAGGCATCTGGAGCAGGCAGCATTGTTCTCATAACTTCCATTGCTGGAATTGTAGCGCTATATAGCGGAACTATCTATGCCATGACTAAAG GTGCCATGAACCAGTTGACCAAGAACTTAGCATGTGAATGGGCAAAAGACAACATAAGAACCAACTCTGTTGCCCCGGGGTACATCTTCACTTCGCTTATTGAAGGA CCTCTGGCAGCAAATAAAATGTTAGAGGGTGATGTTAAGAGTCGAACTCCTCTTAGGCGTATCGGAGAACCAGAAGAGGTGTCATCACTAGTTGCTTTTCTTTGTATGCCTGGCTCGACTTACATTACCGGTCAGACGATCTCCGTTGATGGAGGAATGAGTGTCAATGGGTTTTATCCAACTATGGACTGA